A region from the Citrobacter koseri ATCC BAA-895 genome encodes:
- the djlA gene encoding co-chaperone DjlA — protein MQYWGKIVGVAVALMMGGGFWGVVLGLLIGHMFDKARSRKMAWFANQRERQALFFATTFEVMGHLTKSKGRVTEADIHIASQLMDRMNLHGESRTAAQHAFRVGKSDNYPLREKMRQFRSVCFGRFDLIRMFLEIQIQAAFADGTLHPNEREVLYVIAEELGISRAQFDQFLRMMQGGAQFGGGYQQQQSGGGWQQAQRGPTLEDACNVLGVKPTDDATTIKRAYRRLMSEHHPDKLVAKGLPPEMMEMAKQKAQEIQKAYEMIKEQKGFK, from the coding sequence ATGCAGTACTGGGGAAAGATTGTAGGTGTCGCAGTGGCGCTGATGATGGGAGGCGGCTTCTGGGGCGTGGTATTAGGTCTGCTGATAGGCCACATGTTCGACAAAGCCCGCAGCCGCAAAATGGCATGGTTCGCCAATCAGCGTGAACGGCAGGCACTGTTTTTCGCCACCACTTTTGAGGTCATGGGGCATTTAACCAAATCGAAAGGGCGCGTGACGGAAGCGGATATCCATATTGCCAGCCAGTTGATGGACCGGATGAACTTACACGGCGAATCACGTACCGCCGCCCAACACGCGTTTCGCGTGGGAAAATCGGATAATTACCCGTTACGTGAAAAAATGCGCCAGTTTCGCAGCGTCTGCTTTGGGCGGTTTGATCTGATACGGATGTTTCTGGAAATTCAGATTCAGGCGGCGTTTGCGGATGGAACGCTCCATCCGAACGAGCGGGAAGTGCTGTACGTTATCGCCGAGGAGCTGGGGATTTCCCGCGCTCAGTTCGATCAGTTCTTGCGCATGATGCAGGGCGGGGCGCAGTTTGGCGGCGGTTATCAGCAACAGCAGTCCGGCGGCGGCTGGCAGCAGGCGCAGCGTGGCCCTACGCTGGAAGATGCCTGCAACGTGCTGGGGGTTAAGCCGACAGATGATGCGACAACCATTAAACGCGCGTACCGCAGACTGATGAGCGAGCACCACCCGGACAAACTGGTCGCGAAAGGGTTGCCGCCGGAGATGATGGAGATGGCGAAGCAAAAAGCGCAGGAAATTCAGAAAGCGTATGAAATGATTAAAGAGCAGAAAGGTTTTAAATAA